A genomic region of Desulfosarcina ovata subsp. ovata contains the following coding sequences:
- the nadA gene encoding quinolinate synthase NadA yields the protein MQTKIRKLLKENNAVLLAHNYEPPEIQALADMCGDSLELSIRAADTDADVIVFCGVHFMAETASILSPQKTVLLPRADAGCPMADMITPMALKARLAAIPAMPVVTYVNSSAAVKALSTICCTSANAIEVVQSLTEDELLMTPDRNLAQNTARHTDKTIHLWDGCCPIHDRLSVADVEAARKAHPEALFIAHPECRPEVVALADAALSTSGMMRFAAESEASEFIVGTEVGLLHPLAQKNPGKTFYPASETMICPDMKKITPRDILTCLENMSGQVRVPEEIRIPALAAVERMIALSR from the coding sequence ATGCAAACCAAAATCAGAAAGCTGCTCAAGGAAAACAACGCCGTCCTTCTGGCCCACAACTACGAGCCGCCGGAAATCCAGGCCCTGGCCGATATGTGCGGCGATTCGCTGGAACTGAGCATCCGTGCCGCCGATACCGATGCGGATGTGATCGTTTTCTGCGGGGTTCATTTCATGGCCGAAACCGCCTCGATCCTCTCTCCGCAGAAGACCGTGCTGCTGCCCCGTGCCGATGCCGGCTGCCCCATGGCCGACATGATCACCCCCATGGCCCTGAAGGCGCGACTGGCCGCCATACCCGCCATGCCGGTGGTGACCTATGTGAACTCGTCGGCGGCGGTCAAGGCCCTCTCCACCATCTGCTGTACTTCGGCCAACGCCATTGAAGTGGTCCAGAGCCTGACTGAAGATGAACTGCTCATGACGCCCGACCGCAACCTGGCGCAGAACACCGCCAGGCACACGGACAAGACCATTCACTTGTGGGATGGCTGCTGCCCCATCCATGACCGGCTCAGCGTGGCCGATGTCGAGGCGGCCCGCAAGGCCCATCCTGAAGCATTGTTTATTGCCCACCCCGAGTGCCGGCCCGAGGTGGTCGCCTTGGCCGACGCCGCCTTGAGCACCTCGGGCATGATGCGTTTTGCCGCCGAATCCGAGGCCAGCGAGTTTATCGTCGGCACGGAGGTGGGCCTGCTGCATCCGCTGGCACAGAAAAACCCGGGCAAGACCTTTTATCCGGCATCGGAAACGATGATTTGCCCGGACATGAAAAAGATCACGCCCCGGGATATTCTCACCTGTCTGGAGAACATGTCCGGCCAGGTCCGCGTGCCTGAGGAGATTCGCATACCGGCACTGGCCGCGGTGGAGCGGATGATTGCCCTGTCGCGCTGA
- a CDS encoding YebC/PmpR family DNA-binding transcriptional regulator encodes MSGHNKWSSIKHRKGAQDAKRGKIFTKLIKEITVAARTGGGDIEANPRLRTAVAAAKAENMPKDNIERAIKKGTGELEGVSYEESSYEGYGPGGTAILVESLTDNKNRAVAEIRHIFNKYGGNMGENGCVAWMFDKKGYFNVDKADADEEKLMEVALDAGAEDVREDDDCFEVITAPEDFEAVQAALDSAGITYSDEEVTMLPQNMSPLSGNEAERMLKLMDAMEDCDDVQKVYTNADIPDDMVDNM; translated from the coding sequence ATGTCCGGACACAATAAGTGGTCTTCCATCAAACACCGTAAAGGTGCTCAGGATGCCAAACGGGGAAAGATTTTTACCAAACTGATCAAAGAGATTACCGTTGCCGCCCGTACCGGCGGCGGCGACATCGAGGCCAATCCACGGCTGCGCACCGCCGTGGCCGCGGCCAAAGCGGAAAACATGCCCAAGGACAACATTGAGCGGGCCATCAAGAAAGGTACCGGCGAACTGGAAGGCGTCAGCTACGAGGAGAGCTCCTACGAGGGGTACGGTCCCGGCGGCACCGCCATTCTCGTGGAATCCCTGACCGACAACAAAAACCGCGCCGTGGCCGAAATCCGCCACATCTTCAACAAGTATGGCGGCAACATGGGGGAAAACGGCTGCGTGGCCTGGATGTTCGACAAAAAGGGCTATTTCAACGTGGACAAGGCAGACGCAGACGAAGAAAAGCTGATGGAAGTCGCCCTTGACGCCGGTGCCGAAGACGTCCGCGAAGACGATGACTGCTTCGAAGTCATCACCGCCCCCGAAGATTTCGAGGCCGTCCAGGCGGCCCTCGACAGTGCCGGGATCACCTACAGTGACGAAGAAGTAACCATGCTTCCCCAGAACATGAGCCCGCTGTCGGGTAACGAAGCCGAACGCATGCTCAAACTGATGGATGCCATGGAAGACTGCGACGACGTCCAGAAGGTCTATACCAACGCGGATATTCCTGACGACATGGTTGACAATATGTAA
- a CDS encoding RlmE family RNA methyltransferase, whose product MKRSSQKKQNPWADHYTRQAKRDHFAARSVYKLQEIQKKHRILNRGARVLDLGCAPGSWLQFTARVIGPEGRLVGIDLSPVTIALPDHVTVITGDVADLEGHLAGLALTRVDVVLSDMAPATTGNRHVDEARSVGLCEAALAIADNTLVTGGHFVCKIFQGNDFKTFTDAVKQRFQRQAAFRPKSTRKASREVFVIGLGKK is encoded by the coding sequence ATGAAGCGATCATCTCAAAAGAAGCAGAACCCGTGGGCGGATCATTACACCCGCCAAGCCAAGCGGGACCACTTCGCGGCCCGTTCGGTGTACAAGCTTCAGGAGATCCAGAAAAAACACCGCATTCTCAATCGCGGGGCGAGGGTTCTGGATCTGGGTTGCGCACCGGGCTCGTGGCTGCAGTTTACCGCCAGGGTGATCGGCCCCGAAGGCCGGCTGGTGGGCATCGACCTGAGCCCCGTCACCATCGCGCTGCCCGATCATGTGACCGTGATCACCGGTGACGTGGCCGACCTGGAAGGCCACCTGGCCGGACTGGCGCTGACCCGGGTCGATGTGGTACTCAGCGACATGGCACCGGCCACCACGGGCAACCGCCATGTGGACGAGGCCCGATCGGTAGGGCTGTGCGAGGCGGCCCTGGCCATTGCCGACAACACCCTGGTCACGGGTGGGCACTTCGTCTGCAAAATCTTTCAGGGCAACGATTTCAAAACGTTTACCGATGCCGTGAAACAGCGCTTCCAGCGGCAGGCGGCATTCCGGCCGAAAAGTACGCGAAAAGCCAGCCGGGAGGTATTTGTCATCGGCCTGGGGAAAAAATAA
- the radA gene encoding DNA repair protein RadA, whose protein sequence is MARKTAKSLFVCQFCGYESAKWLGRCTECGGWDTFAEEVRRPPAPGNKRMTDRGNRPVPIDAVEIVDEERLLTGIEEFDRVLGGGLVAGTLVLIGGDPGIGKSTLMLQALHGMAATGRKVLYVSGEESVRQLRLRSRRLEAQSPTLLVVSEIDIDAVMAMVESEQPDVLVVDSIQTMFSPEITSAPGSVSQVRESTMRLMLMAKRTGIPTFLVGHVTKEGAIAGPRLLEHMVDTVLYFEGDRNHIFRILRAVKNRFGSTNEIGVFEMKERGLCQVANPSAVFLSERPENAAGSVVTASMEGTRPILVELQALASSTSFGTPRRTILGLDANRVALLVAVMEKQLGMHLMGHDIFMNVAGGVKIVEPAVDMGIVSAVASSFLDRPIRKDTLVIGEVGLAGEVRAVGNLEIRVLEAKKMGFTRCVVPLGSLKRLRQPEGLDLEGVSTVAAAVELLF, encoded by the coding sequence ATGGCACGAAAAACCGCCAAATCCCTTTTTGTCTGTCAGTTCTGCGGATATGAATCCGCCAAATGGCTGGGCCGCTGCACCGAATGCGGCGGATGGGACACCTTTGCCGAAGAGGTCCGGCGACCGCCGGCACCCGGCAACAAACGCATGACCGACAGGGGCAATCGCCCGGTTCCCATCGATGCTGTCGAAATCGTCGATGAGGAACGGCTTTTAACCGGCATCGAGGAGTTTGACCGGGTATTGGGCGGCGGCCTGGTGGCCGGCACCCTGGTTCTGATCGGCGGCGACCCGGGCATCGGCAAATCGACGCTGATGCTCCAGGCCCTGCACGGCATGGCCGCCACCGGTCGCAAGGTACTTTACGTCTCCGGTGAAGAGTCGGTTCGCCAGCTGCGCCTGCGCAGCCGCCGATTGGAGGCCCAGTCTCCTACCCTACTGGTGGTTTCGGAGATCGATATCGACGCGGTCATGGCCATGGTGGAAAGCGAACAGCCCGACGTGCTGGTGGTGGATTCGATCCAGACCATGTTCAGCCCGGAAATCACATCCGCACCGGGCAGTGTGAGCCAGGTCCGCGAATCGACCATGCGGCTGATGCTCATGGCCAAGCGCACCGGCATCCCCACGTTTCTGGTAGGCCACGTGACCAAGGAGGGAGCCATTGCCGGTCCGCGCCTCCTGGAACATATGGTGGACACGGTGCTCTACTTCGAAGGCGACCGCAACCACATTTTCCGTATCCTGCGAGCGGTGAAAAACCGATTCGGCTCGACCAACGAGATCGGCGTTTTCGAAATGAAAGAGCGCGGCCTGTGCCAGGTGGCCAACCCGTCGGCGGTGTTTCTCTCCGAACGGCCGGAAAACGCCGCCGGCTCGGTGGTCACGGCCAGTATGGAAGGTACCCGGCCGATCCTGGTGGAACTTCAGGCCTTGGCATCCAGCACCAGCTTCGGAACACCCCGGCGAACCATTCTCGGTCTGGATGCCAACCGGGTGGCCCTGTTGGTGGCGGTCATGGAGAAACAGCTGGGCATGCACCTGATGGGGCACGACATCTTCATGAATGTGGCCGGTGGGGTCAAAATCGTCGAGCCGGCCGTGGACATGGGGATTGTCTCGGCGGTGGCCTCCAGTTTCCTGGACCGCCCCATCCGCAAGGACACGCTGGTGATCGGCGAAGTCGGACTGGCCGGCGAGGTGCGTGCCGTGGGCAACCTGGAAATCCGTGTCCTGGAGGCCAAGAAAATGGGCTTTACCCGTTGCGTGGTGCCGCTGGGCAGCCTGAAACGGTTACGCCAGCCCGAAGGCCTCGATCTCGAGGGCGTGTCGACGGTGGCAGCGGCCGTGGAGCTCTTGTTCTGA
- a CDS encoding lytic murein transglycosylase — translation MCDDQLLHANRRFSSRGLAILVVLIAGLFAGVLAADETEIFQTLKKRLVADGFESGRIDSIFASPDVAFEKGGVSAYFMHNESKLNYKQFTRPWSIASAKKYMNAHHYALAAAQRKYGVDQEVITAIILVETKLGTYTGNKSVINTLSTLSAMAEASPRQIIWENLPDDERRMSREEFEKKADQKAGWAYRELKAFLAYTEKEKMDPTVIKGSYAGAMGISQFMPSNIGPYGQDGDADGRVDLFVHADAISSIAAYLKNYGWKPGISQKEAFKVVYHYNHSKYYVNTILEIADKLKG, via the coding sequence ATGTGTGACGATCAGCTGCTACATGCCAACCGACGATTCTCTTCCCGCGGGCTCGCGATCCTGGTGGTTCTGATTGCCGGACTGTTTGCCGGGGTCTTGGCCGCTGATGAAACCGAGATTTTTCAAACCCTCAAAAAGCGGCTGGTTGCCGATGGCTTCGAAAGCGGCCGCATCGATTCCATTTTTGCCAGCCCTGATGTCGCCTTCGAAAAAGGAGGCGTCAGCGCCTATTTCATGCACAACGAATCCAAGCTGAACTACAAGCAGTTCACGCGGCCATGGTCCATTGCCTCGGCCAAAAAGTACATGAATGCCCACCACTATGCCCTGGCCGCGGCCCAGAGAAAATACGGTGTGGACCAGGAAGTGATCACGGCCATCATTCTGGTGGAGACCAAACTGGGCACTTACACCGGCAACAAATCCGTCATCAATACCTTGTCGACCCTGTCGGCCATGGCCGAGGCGAGCCCGCGCCAGATCATCTGGGAGAACTTGCCCGATGACGAACGGAGGATGTCCCGCGAAGAGTTCGAGAAGAAGGCCGATCAGAAGGCCGGCTGGGCCTACCGGGAACTGAAAGCCTTTCTCGCCTACACGGAAAAAGAAAAAATGGATCCGACCGTCATCAAAGGCTCCTACGCCGGCGCCATGGGAATCTCCCAGTTCATGCCCAGCAACATCGGCCCGTACGGACAGGACGGTGATGCCGATGGCCGGGTGGATCTGTTCGTTCACGCCGACGCCATCTCCAGCATCGCTGCCTACCTGAAAAACTACGGCTGGAAACCGGGCATATCGCAAAAAGAGGCCTTCAAGGTGGTCTATCATTACAACCACAGCAAATATTACGTGAACACCATCCTGGAAATCGCGGACAAACTGAAAGGCTGA
- a CDS encoding PLD nuclease N-terminal domain-containing protein, whose translation MSTGMVVVLTGVVFFLLTCVAILDIARKDFGSIQMKALWGFLVAMVPFIGVIIYFLIGYKKGKRPVAEGPAD comes from the coding sequence ATGAGTACCGGCATGGTTGTGGTGTTAACCGGCGTGGTCTTTTTCCTGCTGACCTGTGTCGCCATCCTGGACATCGCCCGTAAGGATTTCGGCTCGATCCAGATGAAGGCCCTGTGGGGGTTCCTCGTGGCCATGGTCCCTTTTATCGGTGTAATCATCTATTTTCTGATCGGTTACAAAAAAGGCAAACGGCCCGTTGCCGAAGGGCCGGCGGATTGA
- a CDS encoding type II toxin-antitoxin system RelE/ParE family toxin, which translates to MELRWTSKALSDLVRLYEFLAPVNKPAAARAIQALTKAPTILLTNPRIGERLFQFEPREVRRILVKNYEVRYEIQDSIIYVLRLWHTREDR; encoded by the coding sequence ATGGAGTTGAGGTGGACCAGCAAGGCGCTTTCCGACTTGGTGCGGTTGTATGAATTCCTGGCTCCGGTGAATAAGCCGGCCGCCGCGAGGGCGATTCAGGCACTGACCAAAGCCCCAACCATCTTGCTGACCAATCCGCGCATTGGTGAGCGACTTTTCCAGTTCGAGCCGCGCGAGGTACGGAGGATTCTGGTCAAGAACTACGAAGTCCGCTATGAGATTCAGGATTCGATTATCTACGTGCTGAGACTTTGGCATACCCGAGAGGACCGCTGA
- a CDS encoding CopG family ribbon-helix-helix protein, with amino-acid sequence MTQAATKVLTAHVPLQLVDKVDQMAARLERSRAWIIKQALSAWIAQEEERDRLTQEALADVDAGSVIDHQAVQAWADSLDSDQPLPVPR; translated from the coding sequence ATGACACAAGCAGCAACTAAAGTGCTGACCGCACATGTGCCGCTTCAGCTGGTCGACAAGGTCGATCAGATGGCTGCACGGCTTGAACGCTCAAGAGCCTGGATCATAAAACAGGCGCTTTCCGCCTGGATAGCCCAGGAGGAGGAGCGCGACCGCCTGACCCAAGAGGCGCTGGCAGACGTGGACGCCGGCAGCGTCATCGACCACCAGGCCGTGCAGGCGTGGGCTGACAGTCTTGACTCCGACCAGCCGCTGCCGGTACCACGTTGA